In the Desulfovibrio inopinatus DSM 10711 genome, GTCAAGTCTACGCTATGTCGACGACGTATCGAAACTCCCAAGAGAGGCCAGGAACATGAAAAACAAATTACGAATGCAAGCCGAAGCGTTGGCTAACGCAAATGAGGACATGCGTGAGCATGCTTATTCTTATGAGGAAATGCGCCAGATAGTGCATGAACTGCACGTGCATCAGATCGAATTGGAAATGCAAAACGAGGAGCTTCGCCGCTCTCAGGCGGAGTTGGATGTCGCACGGACGCGCTATTTCGATCTCTATGATCTCGCTCCAGTCGGATATTGCACCATAAGTGAGCAGGGACTTGTTATTGAAGCGAATCTCACTATAGCAACTATGCTTGGGCTAGCCCGGAACGATTTAGTCGGGAAACCTTGGACTCGTTTCATTTATAAAGAAGATCAGGATCTTTATTATCAGCAACGCAAAAAACTTTTTGAGACCGCTCTGCCGGCCTCGTACGACTTGCGTTTAAAGAAAAAGGACGGAAGTGAATTATGGGTTCACGTGGCGACCACCATCGCCAAAGATGCCGACAGCATACCTTCTTGCCGTATAGCAATGCATGATATCAGCGATCGCAAACAAGAAGAGGAGTTTCGGGAAGGTGTCGAGCGCATTATTCAACACGACATAAAGGGGCCGCTTATCAATCTTTTTAGTTTAGCCCAGCTAGTTATAAACGACAAACAAAATGTCGATATTATGCAGATCTTTCCGCAAATAATACTCGGCATTCGACAAATTATTCATCTCATCAATGCTGTAGAACCATTACGGAAAATGGAAAAGGGTGTGTATATCCCTTCCAAAGAACCTATTGATATTGAGCAGGTGGTCAAATCGATACAAGATTCCTTGACAGTATTGTCTTCGAAAAACGAGGTGGCGATTCTTCTCCAGGTGCAACCTTCCAGCGAGTGCCAGTTGTACGGCGAAGCCTTTCTTATCGAAGACATGCTTATGAATCTGATGAAAAATGCCGTAGAGGCATCACCCAAGGGAGAACGTGTGACAATCTCCTGTCAAATGGAGCGAGGTAAATTGCGCATTACCATTCACAATATGGGCGTCGTACCTGCGGCCCTGAGGAAGCGATTTTTTGAGAAGTATGCCACTGAGGGAAAACTTTATGGTACAGGCCTCGGCACATACAGTGCTCAACTTATTGCCAATGCGCACGGTGGTAGCATAGGATTCACCACGTCCGAGGCCGAAGGGACCACTATCACCGTTATTCTTCCCTGCGGAGATAGAGAATAACGCTCATCCACTCGGTTCTTTGGCGATCTGAATCGCCGAACAGCCATTAGGGCGTGTTTCTAAATAAAATCCTAGACATTGAGATTGGTTATAGCATTGTATCCAGATGAGTCGCCACAACATTTCAGACGATCTATGGCAGCGCTTCCAGCCTTTTCTTTGCCCACCTCGCCAAGAACGGCGAGGTAGACCACCCAAAGATGCCCGACTTATGTTCAACGGCATCGTGTGGGTTCTCCGTACCGGTGCCCCATGGCGTGATCTCCCAGAGGAATTTGGCCCCTGGCAAACTGTTTATAAACGGTTCAATGCTTTGGCCAAGTCTCATATTTGGCAAGAAATTCTTGCTACTTTTTCCCGAGAAGCGGATCTCGAAGTGATTCATTT is a window encoding:
- a CDS encoding transposase, encoding MSRHNISDDLWQRFQPFLCPPRQERRGRPPKDARLMFNGIVWVLRTGAPWRDLPEEFGPWQTVYKRFNALAKSHIWQEILATFSREADLEVIH
- a CDS encoding PAS domain S-box protein, with translation MKNKLRMQAEALANANEDMREHAYSYEEMRQIVHELHVHQIELEMQNEELRRSQAELDVARTRYFDLYDLAPVGYCTISEQGLVIEANLTIATMLGLARNDLVGKPWTRFIYKEDQDLYYQQRKKLFETALPASYDLRLKKKDGSELWVHVATTIAKDADSIPSCRIAMHDISDRKQEEEFREGVERIIQHDIKGPLINLFSLAQLVINDKQNVDIMQIFPQIILGIRQIIHLINAVEPLRKMEKGVYIPSKEPIDIEQVVKSIQDSLTVLSSKNEVAILLQVQPSSECQLYGEAFLIEDMLMNLMKNAVEASPKGERVTISCQMERGKLRITIHNMGVVPAALRKRFFEKYATEGKLYGTGLGTYSAQLIANAHGGSIGFTTSEAEGTTITVILPCGDRE